The Mytilus galloprovincialis chromosome 2, xbMytGall1.hap1.1, whole genome shotgun sequence genome has a window encoding:
- the LOC143064261 gene encoding abnormal spindle-like microcephaly-associated protein homolog encodes MADVNQIECSPKIHAIWDSLDQVNRERVATSTPNSSTVDVGTRSPRRKSRRSWFEKPSSKYEIAVEKKRRSNGRKNEVEDEILMLTHFTNPPKISFGTLKPGQNKSRTLIIKNPHDYDQTVKVEKFPHKKHFSVQTVEFTILAKETFPFEITWEPEDEGNFREMILFVVDNSYRLQGFVFGTVEAPKKKVTKRKGLLDSKVQKPFSILHTQSLANIKKSYSPQKGEKKRSSEQVQQKSNIENEPPREITLPFEAVEIGQQDQEKDVESERRKSHRRSSTYVKMPDLGVSPIGLPPGTGKKTNSNDILHSTVRSDIESQRSPLDGLDVEEHRFNSLTPQTPENQKFGSIHTETQGFISPNSFLQDSLCQNTENAVCKQQKDSISENGENQKAHDMKNTNKNPKTFLSPDTFLKDLNNTIDGDKKGQYTANNIPSPDAVLNKSIPHDILVRQLDSVKTKLQKNQVLKERKGTTNCVSRKSLKPAEPDNVRRETFTKSSSGLGSQQQRTINNTNSCRRESFMKTEKKSNPFVEVPSTCTSSPRRTTFIVKGGKKPINNKRRIAKPTAKIDKMSKQNGHLHIEKDIITTETIVQDEVETVSTTKITEVVDTYTCTIIDDKQHEQVIHSPERSTSLKEHHTTTKTEVSKTVDSSTVVKNRTLPTPERSLCGKQLFSPHTGQSVYSNSSINGEVSIGSPRRLPDSPLAAVVSKRSTMTVTKEKPSEALIEQTERRLSTCLFGQDDEKDGSGNMDEDSLEKKSIGKWEISVIEEGNENLSSPLLSKISFKQNSNIDTPLQETRLAKQNHNFSLDTPMREAGLTKQKYKVELDTPMREAGLTTQKYNLELDTPMREAGLTNQNYNGEIDTPMREAGLTNQNYKGELDTPMREAGFTKHNHNGELDTPMLEAGLAKQNNNGELDTPMREAGLTNQNIIFELDNPMREGEFSKDVCKNFINDLGTHHAHESFDLKQENQIEAVPTNNFDVCENGSPEHCGKDSDLELPTNHLAENKREIENTESTVKRRSFWEKPCDLSITFENLDTPMREVYNNMDIEDRKKHRRSFWEKPDESKLTPVTFKGINNSGNVSDHDELSSPMHQNIQKNTSSVEDSYQESVLVDSVEKNTSFPTTPYHLLPKTPNPDNSRRSTDVVEKPKIFKLDEVQKKKLFADEADVSIDQVEINICCDENVITSSSIVPLKNQNKEPKEEQKKEDGYHESMTKETAIFENKLSNNLDNPQDTNNSMRLKDSCINPSVNENKNKNPNGLFFISCSSTKAVDKQVKSTVTKSILRKQPNKPVTTTIQKKVSPKRPLSQARMSENKRRKTNETIEQNDEIRNNKNTERSKQSTVNKQPSLKGSAAVQGRVKAPAKGVAQSKLLLMKKTKTALPKHPMPFAAKNMYYDERWMQKQERGFVHWLNFVLTPPDEYQQTTKVKVDAGSLCEDNNRNNVKLAPTREVLSFRAYSQHRHLNQLRRAACKLFQSKEVVHVVQKVEVEVESDRLYIRKDRKVHADLGLKQAILDMLLSFNPLWLRIGLETTFGEMIMIQNNGDVIGLSRFIITRVLGNPDIACEFSHPSVPHLYSHGYAEAISRHLLKKFLILVFFLDHAKSKRLVPQDPCLFCKDAEYKTCKTMLIEFSRDYLAGEGDITRHLGYLGYQIKHTQTAMDEFDYAVSNLATDLKDGIRLARVMEILSEDHTLTKKLRAPAISRLQKIHNMDVVFQILAKQGVNVDLKGTKVTCRDVVDGHREKTLKLLWCLIVQYQVSLLLNKEQLKEEIRILERSLMVKNQLAALQRYEEFLSQKKRDSLDPDLFSQNELVMLLLKWCRVVSAYYGIQVENFTVSFGDGRVLCHLIHHYHPSLLPREIIKHKTMRTVTEDNDQANDQNNSLSDSFGQAPFTVKEDDALFEQMLSNEKENFKTLYEKVSELGGIPLMLRSADMSNTIPDEKVVVTYVTYLCARLLDIRHESRAARVIQLAWRRHHLQKVKKDFVIKQKAAVVIQKAVRCFLHRRKQARQETASVKIQTAWRGFKAKKLLNHLKWKRDNEKKIKAATVIQRYMLAQRDRSQFQLKVKAAITIQSTVRSYLHQQRYRNIIKSIRTIQSKYSAYKLQQKCRSEYVEKKMAAITIQSVVRMITVRKNFKREKAALKIQTTWRMYTCKKLLKTHLSSVVKIQTYYRMVCQKRKFKQLKKSAVTLQRYFSTYLLMRKDRETYHKQLQSCLKIQRWWKSLIESKKAKHIAAAIKIQAAFRGFVQKKIYVKTRRHVIRLQASARRCFASTQYKKQKQAVLKIQEWYRRHLLLVKCQKEFRQKKQAVVYLQACIRRWRCMKEYQNMKTSVSKIQSSVRTFLAVTSFKKKKKAVAVIQKHHHAWSVMKIEKRKYDKIKQACVVIQSYWRGRQVRQTLVKMNKAAIIIQTKFRGQIARDYYLCLKEFVIVCQRRLREKLQKRTEREEIIRQTKAATVIQTRFRGFIEKQRFRRSIHSIVKLQTNIRGYLQRKRFLQLKHSTLLLQRHYRAYKECKYVRTMYLVKKGAAITIQGYFRGFMVRKMVKKLNVSAIKVQSVYRGYKQKQCYLSMRKAAKTCQALYRAKITGMKERYKYLMIKISALVIQRHYRSYKISKVERERHQAALKIQNLYRSHRGRTQYLKLKQNVIKCQQLYRNKTMARFCRRQYLCTKTAVVTIQAIFRGWKIRKLLFRQHKAATVIQSAYRRYVLHNKFNHLKQATLTVQRIYRAHVLGSYTRTEFLIKKGAAMTLQASYKGWKVRKGIVQQHQKAKTIQSAFRGYIQQKNYQRLKKAAVLCQNVYRTHVLGSYARKEFINLKNAIIFIQARYRGLKVRQEMRMKNEAATKIQSVYRGYIQYGQFTSLKKAVLSCQKIYRNYIKGARMRKEFLLTKGAINTLQAFIRGWKVRKNVKKQCQASVVIQSAFRRHIEHNKFTKLKKATVACQNRYRASILSKQIRRQFLIQKGAALIIEDWYCAYLERCKEKQRHNRATVIQKVYRGYRVRHKNRKVKDAAVTIQRHYKNYRTTRQMRNQYLSMQVSAVIIQKYCRGYQVRKRYAENIKHVIRIQSVVKSYLQRKRFIKLKSAALVCQKRFRAVLSGHQQRLAFLKERSAAVLLQSHIRRWLAQRTFNTQLSHIVTIQKSFRGYLARKNLKSLRKAACIIQNRWRVVMEMHKIQRDDLTKKNAAITIQSSWKAYLAKKEYKRLCCLTIRLQALVHGKQQRLKYMNLKSSAITIQRHFRSCMTGKNIRMEYVKTIQTVVKLQALVRGNQARMLHMRMKACITIQSHYKQYKCVKNYQKIRRAVITIQSQYRGMLERRHFQKKVEAVVKIQKCVKRRSFANRVRNYLDERRKSAILLQACYRGYQDRKTVHRLKAAIKIQALVRMKLQRLEYKRRITSVIVVQSCVRRYLVQKETGKFRKEIRAVICIQKAYRKIKARQQLKLQKKARQAYVRKFTKMLWVNLAAITIQRFYKKCKLMQQAKEKLGKILIIQRWIKGRLCRLRYLKLQRSIVVLQRKARLHLKTRQEAAVKIQTAVRKWLLIRKQKLKIKAIVKLQSIWRGEQVRRRSIGQKIEKIRKRVEKANRSATEENKLGNRMASALDYLLRYKQLSHILEVLIHLDVATRLSAACCEKFVSVNAVHVIYRLMRGCNRSQPHMELIKYSVSILLNLAKYEKTVYEVYNVDGSVDTLIELMQIYREKGAIFNSTCMLLGILGMLDRCRMEIHQDKKLAEKIRSIHLLTARKHKIDESRQLRQARLLAAKSFNCSLPIHHKKQHKIKPDWVLRKDKMKELQDPLSAVNFVMDSFQLKSK; translated from the exons aaaaGAAAAGGTCTCCTTGATTCAAAAGTACAGAAGCCATTTTCTATTCTTCATACACAGAGCTTAGCAAATATTAAGAAGTCGTATAGTCCACAAAAAGGGGAAAAAAAGAGAAGTAGTGAACAAGTTCAGCAAAAGTCCAACATTGAAAATGAACCTCCAAGGGAGATAACTTTACCATTTGAAGCTGTTGAAATTGGTCAACAAGATCAAGAAAAAGATGTTGAAAGTGAGAGGCGCAAAAGTCATCGGAGGTCAAGTACATATGTGAAAATGCCAGATTTAGGGGTGTCACCAATAGGATTACCACCCGGAACAGGAAAAAAAACTAATAGTAATGATATTTTACACAGTACTGTTCGGTCTGATATTGAGAGTCAAAGGTCTCCACTAGATGGCTTAGACGTTGAGGAACACAGATTTAATAGCCTTACACCTCAAACTCCTGAAAACCAGAAGTTTGGTAGTATTCATACTGAAACACAAGGTTTTATATCACCAAATAGCTTTTTGCAAGATTCTTTATGTCAAAATACAGAAAATGCGGTTtgcaaacaacaaaaagacagtaTCTCAGAAAATGGAGAAAATCAGAAAGCACATGACATGaagaatacaaataaaaatcctAAAACTTTTTTAAGTCCAGACAcctttttaaaagatttgaataaTACTATAGATGGTGATAAAAAAGGCCAGTATACTGCCAACAATATTCCAAGTCCTGATGCAGTTTTGAATAAATCCATACCTCATGACATACTAGTTAGGCAGCTTGATTCAGTAAAGACCAAACTACAGAAGAATCAAGTATTGAAAGAGAGGAAAGGTACTACAAATTGTGTTTCAAGAAAATCTTTAAAACCTGCAGAACCTGATAATGTAAGACGTGAAACATTTACAAAATCCTCATCTGGCTTAGGTAGCCAACAGCAAAGAACTATCAACAATACAAACAGTTGTCGGAGAGAATCATTTATGAAAACAGAAAAGAAATCCAACCCTTTTGTTGAAGTTCCAAGTACATGTACCTCTAGTCCAAGACGAACAACATTTATAGTAAAAGGTGGAAAAAAACCTATAAACAATAAAAGGAGAATTGCAAAACCAACAGCAAAAAtagacaaaatgtcaaaacaaaatgGTCACCTCCATATTGAAAAGGATATTATAACCACTGAAACAATAGTTCAGGATGAAGTAGAAACCGTCTCAACTACAAAAATCACAGAAGTTGttgatacatatacatgtactattattgatgataaacaacatgaacaagtaaTTCATTCACCTGAAAGATCAACTTCATTGAAGGAACATCACACAACTACAAAAACAGAAGTCTCAAAAACAGTAGATTCTAGTACAGTTGTAAAAAACAGAACATTACCTACACCAGAACGATCATTGTGTGGAAAACAGTTGTTTTCACCACATACTGGACAAAGTGTCTATAGTAACAGTTCTATCAATGGTGAAGTTTCAATAGGTTCTCCACGCCGTCTGCCAGACAGTCCATTAGCAGCTGTAGTTAGTAAAAGATCCACTATGACTGTGACCAAGGAAAAACCCTCAGAGGCTCTCATTGAGCAGACAGAAAGAAGATTGTCAACATGTCTCTTTGGACAGGATGATGAAAAAGATGGGTCAGGAAATATGGACGAGGATTCTTTAGAAAAGAAAAGCATTGGAAAATGGGAAATTTCAGTCATTGAAGAAGGAAATGAAAACTTGTCATCCCCTTTATTgagtaaaatatcttttaaacaaaatagcAATATTGATACACCATTGCAGGAAACAAGATTAGCTAAACAGAATCACAATTTTTCACTCGATACACCAATGCGAGAAGCAGGTTTGACTAAacagaagtacaaagttgaactcGATACACCAATGAGGGAAGCAGGATTGACTACACAAAAGTACAATCTTGAGCTTGATACTCCAATGCGGGAAGCAGGATTGACTAACCAGAATTACAATGGTGAAATCGATACACCAATGCGGGAAGCAGGATTGACTAACCAGAACTACAAAGGTGAACTTGATACACCAATGCGGGAGGCAGGATTTACTAAACATAATCATAATGGTGAACTTGATACACCAATGCTTGAGGCAGGATTAGCTAAACAGAATAATAATGGGGAACTAGATACACCAATGAGGGAGGCAGGATTGACTAACCAAAATATCATTTTTGAACTAGATAATCCAATGCGGGAAGGAGAATTTTCTAAAGATGTTTGCaagaattttattaatgatttaggGACCCATCATGCCCATGAGTCTTTTGACTTGAAACAGGAAAATCAAATTGAAGCTGTACCTACAAACAATTTTGATGTTTGTGAAAACGGCTCTCCAGAGCATTGTGGAAAAGATTCAGATCTTGAACTTCCAACAAATCATCTAGctgaaaataaaagagaaatagaAAATACAGAGAGCACTGTTAAGCGAAGATCATTTTGGGAAAAACCATGTGATCTCAGTAttacatttgaaaatttagacACTCCAATGAGGGAAGTGTATAACAATATGGATATAGAAGATAGGAAAAAACATAGGCGGTCATTTTGGGAAAAACCAGATGAATCAAAGTTGACCCCTGTAACCTTCAAAGGAATAAATAATTCAGGAAATGTAAGTGATCATGATGAATTATCAAGTCCAATGCATCAAAACATTCAGAAAAATACATCTTCTGTTGAAGATAGTTATCAAGAATCAGTTCTGGTGGATTCTGTTGAGAAAAATACCAGTTTTCCTACAACTCCATACCATTTATTGCCAAAGACACCAAATCCTGATAATTCCAGACGATCAACTGATGTTGTTGAAAAGcccaaaattttcaaattagaTGAAGTTCAGAAGAAAAAACTGTTTGCTGATGAGGCAGATGTTAGCATAGATCAAGTCGAGATAAATATCTGTTGTGATGAAAATGTTATCACTAGCAGCTCTATTGTTCCTTTGAAAAATCAGAACAAGGAACCCAAAGAGGAACAGAAAAAGGAAGATGGATATCATGAAAGCATGACAAAAGAAACagcaatatttgaaaacaaattatcaaaCAACTTAGATAATCCTCAAGACACAAACAATTCCATGCGATTGAAAGACTCATGTATCAACCCATctgtaaatgaaaataagaacaaaaatCCTAATGGCCTGTTCTTTATCTCTTGTTCTTCAACGAAAGCTGTTGATAAACAAGTAAAATCTACTGTGACAAAATCCATATTGAGGAAGCAGCCAAACAAACCTGTCACCACCACTATTCAGAAGAAAGTTAGTCCGAAGAGACCACTGAGTCAAGCAAGAATGTCTGAGAATAAAAGGCGTAAAACTAATGAGACTATTGAGCAAAATGATGAGATCAGAAACAATAAGAATACAGAAAGATCTAAGCAAAGTACTGTCAACAAACAACCATCATTAAAAG GAAGTGCAGCTGTCCAGGGTAGAGTCAAAGCCCCTGCAAAGGGTGTAGCTCAGTCAAAGTTGCTATTGATGAAGAAAACTAAAACAG cttTGCCAAAACACCCAATGCCCTTTGCTGCTAAGAATATGTACTATGATGAAAGATGGATGCAAAAACAAGAAAGAGGGTTTGTTCATTGGCTGAACTTTGTACTGACTCCACCAGATGAATATCAACAGACTACAAAAGTTAAAG tGGATGCTGGAAGTTTGTGTGAAGACAACAATAGAAACAATGTCAAACTGGCTCCTACACGTGAAGTTCTATCATTCAGAGCTTATTCTCAACACAGACATCTGAACCAGCTCAGGAGAGCAGCATGTAAACTGTTCCAGTCAAAGGAAGTGGTCCATGTTGTTCAAAAGGTTGAAGTTGAAGTGGAGAGTGATAGATTGTACATTAGGAAGGACCGCAAAGTTCATGCTGATCTTg GTTTAAAGCAAGCCATTTTAGATATGCTGTTATCATTCAATCCTCTATGGTTAAGGATTGGTTTGGAG ACAACATTTGGTGAAATGATAATGATACAAAACAATGGCGACGTGATTGGACTGTCACGTTTCATAATAACCAGGGTTTTAGGTAATCCTGATATTGCCTGTGAATTTTCTCATCCATCAGTTCCACACCTGTATAGTCATG GGTATGCTGAAGCCATCTCGAGACATTTGCTGAAGAAGTTTTTGATATTAGTATTCTTCTTAGATCATGCTAAATCAAAAAGACTGGTACCCCAAGATCCATGTCTCTTCTGTAAAGATGCTGAATACAAG ACCTGCAAAACTATGCTGATAGAATTTTCAAGAGATTATTTGGCAGGAGAAGGTGATATCACTCGCCATCTTGGATACCTTGGTTATCAAATCAAACACACCCAAACAGCAATGGATGAATTTGATTATGCTGTTTCAAACCTAGCAACAGATCTCAAAGATGGAATAAGATTAGC ACGTGTTATGGAGATACTAAGTGAAGATCATACGCTTACAAAGAAACTAAGAGCCCCAGCCATAAGTCGTCTACAGAAAATACACAACATGGATGTAGTGTTCCAAATCTTAGCCAAACAAGGAGTAAATGTGGACCTGAAAG GTACAAAAGTGACATGTAGAGATGTAGTGGATGGTCACAGAGAAAAGACATTGAAATTATTATGGTGTCTCATTGTACAGTATCAG GTTAGCTTACTGTTGAATAAGGAGCAGCTTAAAGAAGAGATCAGGATTCTGGAGAGGAGTCTGATGGTTAAAAATCAGCTGGCTGCCTTACAGAGATATGAAGAATTCCTCAGTCAGAAGAAAAGAGATTCTTTAGACCCAGATCTGTTCTCACAGAATGAATTAGTCATGTTGCTGTTGAAGTGGTGCAGAGTTGTCAGTGCATACTATGGAATTCAG GTTGAAAACTTCACTGTATCCTTTGGAGATGGGCGTGTCTTATGTCACCTGATACACCACTACCATCCATCACTCTTGCCAAGGGAGATCATCAAACATAAAACCATGAGGACTGTGACAGAAGACAATGACCAGGCCAATGATCAGAACAATAGTCTGTCTGATAGCTTTGGTCAAGCACCATTTACAG TGAAAGAAGATGATGCATTGTTTGAACAGATGttatcaaatgaaaaagaaaatttcaaaactttgtaTGAAAAG GTATCAGAATTGGGAGGTATTCCTCTGATGTTGAGATCAGCAGACATGTCTAACACCATACCAGATGAAAAAGTGGTTGTGACATATGTTACCTACTTGTGTGCCAGATTGTTAGATATACGGCATGAGTCCAGAGCTGCCAGAGTTATACAGTTAGCATGGAGACGACATCACTTACAGAAAGTCAAGAAAGATTTTGTG ATAAAGCAGAAAGCAGCAGTAGTTATACAGAAAGCAGTGAGATGTTTTCTCCACAGAAGAAAACAAGCAAGACAGGAAACAGCATCTGTTAAAATACAAACAGCATGGAGAGGATTTAAGGCCAAGAAATTGCTCAATCACCTCAAATGGAAGAGAGATAATGAAAAGAAGATTAAAGCTGCAACAGTTATTCAG aGATACATGCTAGCACAAAGAGATAGATCACAGTTCCAGCTAAAAGTCAAAGCAGCAATAACTATCCAATCTACTGTAAGATCTTATTTACACCAACAGAGATACCGTAACATCATCAAATCAATCAGAACTATCCAATCAAAATATAGCGCTTACAAACTGCAGCAGAAATGTAGGTCAGAATATGTGGAGAAAAAGATGGCTGCAATCACCATTCAATCTGTCGTCAGAATGATAACTGTTAGGaaaaatttcaaaagagaaaaagcTGCTTTGAAGATCCAAACCACATGGAGAATGTATACTTGCAAAAAACTTCTGAAAACACATTTGTCTTCTGTAGTGAAAATTCAAACCTATTACAGGATGGTTTGTCAAAAGAGAAAATTTAAACAGTTGAAAAAATCGGCTGTTACACTTCAGAGATACTTCTCAACGTATTTACTAATGAGAAAAGACAGAGAGACTTATCATAAACAACTCCAAAGTTGTCTCAAAATCCAAAGATGGTGGAAGTCATTGATTGAATCAAAAAAAGCAAAACACATTGCAGCTGCCATAAAGATACAGGCAGCTTTTAGAGGCTTTGTCCAGAAAAAGATCTATGTGAAGACTAGAAGACATGTTATCAGACTACAAGCATCAGCAAGAAGATGTTTTGCCAGCACTCAatacaagaaacaaaaacaaGCAGTATTGAAAATCCAGGAATGGTACAGAAGACATTTATTATTGGTTAAATGTCAAAAAGAATTTAGACAGAAGAAACAGGCTGTTGTTTATCTACAAGCTTGTATCAGAAGATGGAGATGCATGAAAGAgtatcaaaatatgaaaacatcaGTCAGCAAAATCCAATCCTCTGTGAGAACCTTCTTAGCTGTGACTAGTTTTAAGAAAAAGAAGAAAGCTGTAGCAGTCATCCAAAAGCATCACCATGCATGGTCAGTTATGAAAATAGAGAAGAGAAAATATGATAAGATAAAACAAGCTTGTGTTGTAATTCAGTCATACTGGCGGGGCAGACAAGTTAGACAGACCCTTGTTAAAATGAACAAGGCAGCCATTATCATACAGACTAAGTTCAGAGGCCAAATAGCAAGGGATTACTATCTTTGCTTGAAAGAATTTGTCATAGTATGTCAGAGAAGGTTGAGAGAAAAGTTACAGAAAAGAACAGAAAGAGAAGAGATAATCAGACAAACAAAGGCTGCCACTGTCATACAGACCAGATTTAGAGGCTTTATAGAAAAACAGAGATTCAGAAGATCCATCCACAGCATTGTAAAACTTCAGACAAACATAAGAGGGTACCTGCAGAGAAAACGATTTCTTCAGTTAAAACATTCTACCTTATTATTACAGAGACATTACCGTGCTTATAAAGAATGTAAATATGTTAGAACAATGTACTTAGTGAAGAAAGGAGCAGCCATTACAATTCAAGGCTACTTTAGAGGATTTATGGTGAGAAAGATGGTAAAGAAATTAAATGTTTCAGCTATAAAGGTGCAATCTGTATACAGAGGTTACAAACAGAAACAATGTTATCTTTCTATGAGGAAAGCTGCTAAAACATGTCAAGCTTTATATAGAGCAAAAATAACAGGAATGAAAGAACGATATAAATACCTCATGATCAAGATATCTGCCTTAGTAATCCAAAGACATTACAGATCGTACAAAATCAGCAAAGTGGAACGAGAAAGACATCAAGCTGCATTGAAAATTCAGAACCTCTACAGATCTCACAGAGGAAGAACGCAATATTTAAAGTTGAAACAGAATGTGATAAAGTGTCAGCAATTGTATCGTAATAAAACGATGGCAAGATTTTGTAGGAGGCAATATTTGTGCACAAAAACTGCCGTAGTAACAATACAGGCAATTTTTAGAGGTTGGAAGATCAGAAAATTGTTGTTCAGACAACACAAGGCTGCAACAGTGATCCAATCAGCATACAGGAGATATGTTCTCCATAACAAATTCAATCATTTGAAACAGGCCACACTTACTGTTCAAAGAATATACAGAGCTCATGTGTTAGGGTCATACACCAGGACAGAATTTCTTATAAAGAAAGGAGCTGCCATGACACTACAGGCCTCATATAAAGGATGGAAGGTTAGGAAAGGGATTGTACAGCAACACCAGAAAGCAAAGACGATTCAGAGTGCCTTCAGAGGATACATACAGCAGAAGAACTACCAAAGATTGAAAAAAGCAGCAGTCCTTTGCCAGAATGTATACAGGACACATGTCCTAGGTTCATATGCAAGAAAAGAATTTATTAATTTGAAGAATGCAATCATTTTTATTCAAGCAAGATACAGAGGCTTGAAGGTCAGACAGGAAATGAGAATGAAAAATGAAGCTGCTACAAAAATACAGTCAGTGTATAGAGGATATATTCAATATGGACAATTTACATCCTTGAAAAAGGCAGTCCTCTCTTGTCAGAAAATTTACAGGAATTATATCAAAGGAGCGAGAATGAGAAAAGAGTTTCTGCTTACCAAAGGTGCTATAAATACGTTACAAGCTTTTATCAGAGGATGGAAGGTtagaaaaaatgtaaagaaacagTGCCAAGCATCAGTAGTCATTCAGTCAGCTTTTAGAAGACATATTGAACATAACAAATTCACAAAATTGAAGAAAGCAACTGTTGCATGTCAAAACAGATATAGAGCTAGCATTCTATCTAAACAAATTAGACGacaatttttaatacaaaaaggAGCAGCTTTGATTATTGAAGATTGGTACTGTGCTTATTTAGAAAGATGTAAAGAAAAGCAAAGACACAATAGAGCTACTGTGATTCAAAAAGTTTACAGAGGATATAGAGTAAGACACAAGAACAGAAAAGTAAAGGATGCAGCGGTGACAATTCAGAGACATTACAAAAACTACAGAACTACAAGACAAATGAGGAATCAGTATTTATCCATGCAGGTATCTGCTGTTATTATTCAGAAATACTGTAGGGGTTATCAGGTTAGGAAAAGATATGCTGAGAACATTAAACATGTGATAAGAATTCAGAGTGTTGTGAAAAGTTATCTGCAACGAAAAAGATTCATTAAATTAAAGTCTGCAGCTTTAGTGTGTCAGAAAAGATTTCGAGCTGTCTTGTCTGGCCATCAGCAACGATTGGCTTTCTTGAAGGAAAGATCAGCTGCAGTTTTATTACAGTCGCATATAAGAAGATGGTTAGCACAGCGGACTTTCAATACACAATTATCTCATATTGTGACAATTCAGAAATCTTTCAGAGGATATTTAGCTCGCAAAAACTTAAAGTCTTTGAGGAAAGCAGCGTGTATAATTCAGAATAGATGGCGTGTTGTGATGGAAATGCATAAAATTCAGAGAGATGATTTAACTAAGAAGAATGCAGCTATCACAATTCAGTCTAGTTGGAAAGCATATTTGGCCAAAAAGGAATACAAAAGATTGTGTTGTTTAACTATTAGATTACAAGCTCTTGTGCATGGCAAACAACAAAGACTGAAGTACATGAACCTCAAATCGTCTGCTATTACAATTCAAAGACATTTCAGATCCTGCATGACTGGCAAAAATATAAGAATGGAGTATGTCAAAACAATACAGACAGTTGTCAAATTGCAAGCATTAGTTAGGGGAAATCAAGCAAGAATGTTGCACATGAGAATGAAAGCCTGTATCACAATTCAGTCCCACTACAAACAATATAAATGTGTCAAGAATTACCAAAAAATAAGAAGAGCTGTGATAACAATTCAGTCTCAATACAGAGGTATGCTGGAAAGGAGACATTTTCAGAAGAAAGTGGAAGCTGTAGTCAAAATACAGAAATGTGTTAAGAGGAGGTCCTTTGCAAACCGTGTAAGAAATTATTTAGATGAAAGAAGGAAAAGTGCTATTCTGTTACAAGCCTGTTATAGAGGCTACCAGGACAGGAAAACTGTACACAGGCTGAAAGCTGCTATAAAGATACAGGCTTTGGTTAGAATGAAGCTTCAGAGACTAGAGTATAAACGTCGCATAACGAGTGTAATTGTTGTTCAGAGCTGTGTTAGGAGATATTTAGTTCAAAAGGAGACAGGAAAATTTAGGAAAGAAATAAGGGCTGTCATTTGTATACAGAAAGCTTATAGGAAGATCAAAGCAAGACAACAATTAAAG TTACAGAAAAAAGCAAGACAAGCCTATGTGAGGAAATTTACCAAAATGTTATGGGTGAACTTAGCTGCTattacaatacaaagattttacaAAAAGTGCAAACTAATGCAGCAAGCTAAAGAAAAACTGGGCAAGATACTTATCATACAG AGATGGATAAAGGGTAGACTTTGTAGACTGAGGTATTTGAAGCTCCAGAGATCTATAGTTGTCTTACAAAGGAAAGCCAGGCTTCATCTGAAGACGAGACAGGAGGCTGCAGTAAAGATACAGACAGCTGTCAGGAAATGGCTTCTAATCAGGAAACAGAAACTTAAAATCAAAGCCATTGTCAAGTTACAG TCAATTTGGAGAGGTGAACAAGTAAGAAGGAGAAGTATTGGACAGAAGATAGAAAAGATTCGGAAGAGAGTGGAAAAAGCCAATAGATCAGCCACTGAGGAAAACAAACTTGGAAACAGAATGGCATCAGCTTTAGATTACCTACTTAGATACAAGCAGCTGTCTCATATCCTAGAAGTTCTTATACATTTAG ATGTGGCCACCCGTTTATCAGCAGCATGTTGTGAGAAGTTTGTATCAGTCAATGCTGTACATGTGATCTATAGACTAATGAGAGGATGTAATAGAAGTCAGCCTCACATGGAACTTATCAAATACTCTGTTAGCATACTGCTCAACTTAGCAAAG TATGAGAAGACAGTGTATGAAGTTTACAATGTGGATGGCTCTGTGGATACATTGATAGAACTGATGCAGATCTACAGGGAGAAAGGAGCCATCTTTAATTCTACCTGTATGTTACTTGGAATTCTGGGAATGCTGGATAGATGTAGAATG GAGATACACCAAGACAAGAAGTTAGCTGAGAAAATCAGGAGCATTCACTTACTGACAGCACGAAAACACAAGATAGATGAGAGTAGACAATTACGACAAGCTAGACTATTGGCAGCTAAAAGTTTTAATTGTTCGTTACCTatacatcataaaaaacaacacaAGATAAAACCAGATTGGGTTCTGAGAAAAGATAAGATGAAAGAATTACAAGACCCATTGTCTGCTGTCAACTTTGTCATGGATTCTTTTCAATTGAAATCAAAATGA